In one Streptomyces sp. NBC_01241 genomic region, the following are encoded:
- a CDS encoding TMEM165/GDT1 family protein yields MHLDPLAILTAFGLIFLAELPDKTMFASLAMGTRMRPLYVWFGTSSAFIVHVAIAVGAGSLIGLLPDWIVKLVSASLFAFGAFMLLRNGGGDDEEEGTTRTVTGFWPVYSTAFMAVFISEWGDLTQITTANLAASNGTWSTAIGSAAALMSVSALALLAGQFIAKRVPLKTVQRIGGICMLGLAIWTVVEIFV; encoded by the coding sequence ATGCACCTCGACCCCCTGGCGATTCTCACCGCCTTCGGGCTGATCTTCCTCGCGGAGCTCCCGGACAAGACGATGTTCGCGTCGCTTGCCATGGGCACCCGTATGCGACCGCTGTATGTCTGGTTCGGTACGTCGTCCGCGTTCATCGTGCACGTCGCCATCGCCGTCGGGGCGGGCAGCCTGATCGGGCTGCTGCCCGACTGGATCGTCAAGCTCGTCTCGGCGTCCCTCTTCGCGTTCGGGGCGTTCATGCTGCTGCGCAACGGCGGCGGCGATGACGAGGAGGAGGGCACCACGAGGACGGTGACCGGCTTCTGGCCGGTCTACTCGACCGCGTTCATGGCGGTCTTCATCAGCGAGTGGGGTGACCTCACCCAGATCACGACGGCCAATCTGGCGGCGAGCAACGGCACCTGGTCCACGGCGATCGGGTCTGCCGCCGCCCTGATGTCCGTCTCGGCGCTGGCGCTGCTGGCAGGGCAGTTCATCGCGAAGCGGGTGCCGCTGAAGACGGTTCAGCGGATCGGTGGGATCTGCATGCTGGGGCTGGCGATCTGGACCGTTGTGGAGATCTTCGTCTGA
- a CDS encoding methylated-DNA--[protein]-cysteine S-methyltransferase, whose protein sequence is MTATHTRTATRQHTVVDSPYGPLTLVATDGVLAGLYMTGQRHRPPEETFGEPDPRPFTETIRQLDAYFAGELREFDLPLHLDGTPFQRSVWEQLRLIPYGETRSYGELAELLGTSGASRAVGLANGKNPVGIIVPCHRVIGASGSLTGYGGGLDRKQRLLAFESGTQDNAPVLF, encoded by the coding sequence ATGACCGCGACGCATACCCGTACGGCGACCCGGCAGCACACGGTCGTCGACAGTCCGTACGGTCCGCTCACCCTCGTCGCCACCGACGGCGTCCTCGCGGGCCTCTACATGACCGGCCAACGGCACCGCCCGCCCGAGGAGACCTTCGGGGAGCCCGACCCGCGCCCCTTCACGGAGACGATCCGCCAGCTCGACGCGTATTTCGCCGGTGAACTGCGCGAGTTCGACCTGCCGTTGCACCTCGACGGCACCCCGTTCCAGCGCAGCGTCTGGGAGCAGCTCCGGCTGATTCCGTACGGCGAGACCCGCTCGTACGGCGAACTGGCCGAGCTCCTCGGCACATCGGGCGCCTCGCGTGCGGTGGGCCTCGCCAACGGCAAGAACCCGGTGGGCATCATCGTTCCGTGCCACCGCGTCATCGGCGCCTCGGGCAGCCTCACCGGTTACGGCGGCGGGCTCGACCGCAAGCAGCGGCTGCTGGCCTTCGAGAGCGGCACGCAGGACAACGCACCGGTGCTCTTCTGA
- a CDS encoding PP2C family protein-serine/threonine phosphatase, with protein MHRHHRAPDSTQELLVTLGRLVDQALENIRIERSRAELGMELQRRMLPAGLPDFPGIRIAARYSPSQDGLAVGGDFYDAFRMRDGVAGIAIGDVQGHGVEAAAFMGEVRASLRALASVTDDPGQVLACANDLLISLGGDLFTTCCLLSIAPQSGALSIARAGHVPIIWGTDDGESGISLDVGGVPLGILPRQQYPVTRRRMKRSGFLVLVTDGVVEGPAYPIDEGLAAVSALVGTATAADPTELAARVIRVADLTGHEDDAAVLVIRYDGAPGTG; from the coding sequence ATGCACCGACACCACAGGGCACCGGACAGCACCCAGGAGCTCCTGGTCACCCTCGGGCGCCTGGTCGATCAGGCGCTGGAAAACATCAGGATCGAGCGGTCCCGGGCGGAGCTGGGCATGGAGCTGCAGCGGCGCATGCTCCCGGCCGGACTGCCCGACTTCCCGGGCATCCGGATCGCGGCCCGCTACTCGCCCTCGCAGGACGGTCTGGCTGTCGGCGGTGACTTCTACGACGCGTTCCGGATGCGGGACGGGGTCGCCGGCATCGCCATCGGTGACGTGCAGGGGCACGGGGTGGAGGCCGCGGCGTTCATGGGTGAGGTCCGGGCCAGTCTCCGGGCCCTCGCCAGCGTCACGGACGACCCCGGACAGGTACTGGCCTGCGCCAACGATCTGCTGATCTCGTTGGGCGGCGACCTGTTCACGACCTGTTGCCTGCTGAGCATCGCCCCACAGAGCGGTGCGCTCTCCATCGCCCGGGCCGGACACGTCCCGATCATCTGGGGCACCGACGACGGCGAATCCGGCATCTCCCTGGACGTCGGCGGCGTTCCCCTGGGGATACTGCCGCGCCAGCAGTACCCCGTGACCCGCCGGAGGATGAAACGATCCGGATTTCTGGTCCTGGTGACCGACGGCGTCGTGGAAGGACCGGCCTACCCGATCGACGAGGGACTGGCCGCGGTGTCCGCGCTGGTCGGCACGGCGACCGCGGCAGATCCCACCGAGCTCGCCGCACGGGTGATCCGGGTGGCGGACCTGACCGGTCATGAGGACGACGCCGCTGTCCTCGTCATCCGCTACGACGGTGCGCCGGGCACCGGTTAG
- a CDS encoding MASE1 domain-containing protein, producing MDSAQLRRHMATAFTLLAVAVCYYTTARLGLLQQLVRGQVTPLWPPTGIAVTALLVFGLRVWPGIALGALAANVFIGPSALPVLIIAVGNTLAPICSCLMLRRAGFRDDLDRLRDALALVFLGALGGMLISSTVGSGILALSGALPAGGFWPTWSVWWTGDAMGVMVVTPFLLVLRRARLPHGVGLPRCAEAVALVVCTTTVTLLTTDISHASLLFLVFPFLIWAAFRFERAGAACCALGVSVFVILAAGRSTGPFAHHGLLTNMITLQAFNGAVSLTALLLAAVITERKRTYQEIKRLCEQLSEKVARLDT from the coding sequence GTGGACAGCGCACAGCTCCGGCGGCACATGGCCACGGCCTTCACGCTCCTGGCGGTGGCCGTCTGCTACTACACGACGGCCCGCCTGGGGCTGCTCCAGCAGCTGGTGCGCGGCCAGGTCACACCGCTGTGGCCACCGACCGGGATCGCGGTCACGGCCCTGCTCGTGTTCGGTCTGCGCGTCTGGCCCGGGATCGCGCTCGGCGCCCTCGCGGCCAACGTGTTCATCGGGCCTTCCGCCCTGCCCGTACTGATCATCGCGGTGGGAAACACCCTGGCCCCGATCTGTTCCTGCCTGATGCTGCGCCGGGCCGGCTTCCGCGACGACCTCGACCGCTTACGGGATGCGCTGGCCCTGGTCTTCCTCGGTGCGCTGGGCGGCATGCTCATCAGCTCGACCGTGGGCAGCGGCATCCTGGCCCTGTCGGGGGCGCTCCCGGCCGGGGGCTTCTGGCCGACCTGGTCGGTCTGGTGGACGGGCGACGCCATGGGCGTCATGGTCGTCACGCCGTTCCTTCTCGTCCTGCGCAGGGCCCGGCTGCCACACGGTGTCGGCCTGCCCCGATGCGCCGAGGCGGTCGCGCTGGTGGTGTGTACGACGACCGTCACCCTGCTGACGACCGACATTTCCCATGCCTCGCTCCTCTTCCTCGTGTTCCCCTTCCTGATCTGGGCCGCGTTCCGCTTCGAACGGGCGGGCGCCGCGTGCTGCGCACTGGGTGTGTCCGTGTTCGTGATCCTCGCCGCCGGACGGAGCACCGGCCCCTTCGCCCACCACGGCCTCCTCACCAACATGATCACGCTCCAGGCGTTCAACGGAGCGGTCTCACTCACCGCTCTGCTCCTCGCGGCGGTGATCACCGAGCGGAAGCGCACATATCAGGAAATCAAGCGACTCTGCGAGCAACTCTCCGAGAAGGTGGCCCGACTCGACACCTGA
- a CDS encoding phosphatidylserine decarboxylase encodes MPDSQTSAPRGGVRLARGASPWLLPTVATAALSLARARKSGRWAAVAVPTTALAAGMLWFFRDPEREITQGRVISPADGVVQSIMPWKDGRTRVAIFMSPLNVHVNRAPLAGTVTSVEHVPGGFVPAFNKESENNERVVWHFDTELGDIEMVQIAGAVARRIVPYIPQGTKVEQGERIGLIRFGSRVDIYLPEGIDVAVEVGQATTAGVTRIDRD; translated from the coding sequence ATGCCCGACAGCCAAACCTCTGCACCACGCGGCGGAGTCCGCCTTGCGCGCGGAGCTTCGCCGTGGCTCCTGCCGACCGTCGCCACCGCGGCACTCAGCCTCGCCCGGGCTCGCAAGTCCGGACGCTGGGCGGCGGTGGCCGTGCCCACCACCGCGCTCGCGGCAGGCATGCTGTGGTTCTTCCGCGACCCCGAGCGCGAGATCACCCAGGGCCGGGTCATCTCACCGGCCGACGGTGTGGTGCAGAGCATCATGCCGTGGAAGGACGGGCGTACCCGCGTCGCGATCTTCATGAGCCCGCTGAATGTCCACGTCAACCGTGCGCCCCTGGCCGGCACGGTGACCTCGGTCGAGCACGTCCCCGGTGGGTTCGTTCCGGCGTTCAACAAGGAGAGCGAGAACAACGAGCGCGTTGTCTGGCACTTCGACACCGAACTCGGCGACATCGAGATGGTGCAGATCGCGGGTGCGGTCGCACGTCGTATCGTCCCCTACATCCCGCAGGGCACGAAGGTGGAGCAGGGCGAGCGGATCGGCCTGATCCGCTTCGGCTCCCGGGTCGACATCTACCTTCCGGAAGGTATCGATGTCGCGGTCGAGGTCGGCCAGGCCACCACCGCGGGGGTGACTCGAATTGACCGTGATTGA
- a CDS encoding AlkA N-terminal domain-containing protein translates to MHTDTERCVRAVRSKDARFDGWFFTAVLTTRIYCRPSCPVVPPKAENMTFYPSAAACQQAGFRACKRCRPDTSPGSPEWNARADSVARAMRLIRDGVVDREGVPGLAARLGYSSRQIERQLLAELGAGPLALARAQRAQTARLLIETTGLPMAEVAFAAGFSSIRTFNDTVREVFALAPGELRSRATRSAAPSPTPGVIVLRLPYRAPLNPTNLFGHLAATAVPGVEEWRDGAYRRTLTLRYGHGIVALAPHPDYIACRLLLTDPRDLTLAISRCRWLLDLDADPVAVDDRLRADPLLAPLVDKAPGRRVPRTVDGAEFAVRAVLGQQVSTAAARTHAARLVTAHGVPVDDPEGGLTHLFPAPEALAGLDPEQLALPGSRRTTLTTLVGALADGTLRLGTDTDWEKARSELAALPGFGPWTVEVIAMRALGDPDAFLPTDLGIRRAAEELGLPSTPARLTARAAAWRPWRAYAVQYLWTVDDHPINHLPV, encoded by the coding sequence ATGCACACCGACACCGAGCGCTGCGTGCGAGCCGTCCGGTCCAAGGACGCCCGCTTCGACGGATGGTTCTTCACAGCGGTCCTGACCACCCGGATCTACTGCCGCCCCAGCTGCCCCGTCGTGCCGCCCAAGGCCGAGAACATGACCTTCTACCCCAGCGCCGCCGCCTGCCAGCAGGCCGGGTTCCGGGCCTGCAAGCGGTGCCGGCCCGACACCAGCCCCGGCTCCCCGGAGTGGAACGCCCGCGCCGACTCCGTCGCCCGTGCGATGCGACTCATCCGGGACGGTGTCGTCGACCGCGAGGGCGTGCCCGGTCTCGCGGCCCGGCTCGGTTACTCCTCCCGGCAGATCGAGCGCCAGCTGCTCGCCGAGCTGGGTGCCGGTCCGCTCGCCCTGGCCCGGGCGCAGCGCGCGCAGACCGCGCGGCTGCTGATCGAGACGACCGGGCTGCCCATGGCCGAGGTCGCGTTCGCCGCCGGGTTCTCCTCGATCCGCACCTTCAACGACACCGTCCGTGAGGTCTTCGCGCTCGCCCCGGGCGAGCTGCGCAGCCGCGCCACCCGGTCCGCGGCGCCATCGCCCACGCCCGGAGTGATAGTGCTGCGGCTGCCGTACCGGGCCCCGCTCAACCCGACGAACCTCTTCGGCCACCTCGCCGCGACCGCGGTCCCGGGCGTCGAGGAGTGGCGCGACGGCGCCTACCGCCGCACACTCACCCTCCGGTACGGGCACGGCATCGTCGCCCTCGCCCCGCACCCCGACTACATCGCCTGCCGGCTCCTCCTCACCGATCCGCGCGACCTCACCCTCGCGATCAGCCGCTGCCGCTGGCTGCTCGACCTGGACGCCGACCCGGTGGCCGTCGACGACCGGTTGCGCGCCGATCCGCTGCTCGCCCCCCTGGTCGACAAGGCGCCCGGCCGACGGGTGCCACGCACCGTCGACGGTGCGGAATTCGCCGTACGGGCCGTGCTCGGGCAGCAGGTCTCGACCGCTGCCGCCCGCACCCACGCGGCCCGTCTGGTCACCGCGCACGGTGTCCCCGTCGACGACCCGGAGGGCGGCCTCACCCATCTCTTCCCGGCCCCCGAGGCCCTCGCCGGTCTCGACCCCGAACAGCTCGCCCTGCCCGGCAGCCGCCGCACCACCCTCACCACCCTCGTCGGCGCACTCGCCGACGGCACGCTGCGACTCGGCACCGACACGGACTGGGAGAAGGCCCGGTCCGAACTGGCCGCTCTGCCCGGCTTCGGCCCCTGGACCGTCGAGGTGATCGCGATGCGGGCGCTCGGCGACCCGGACGCCTTCCTCCCCACCGACCTCGGTATCCGGCGCGCGGCCGAGGAGCTCGGCCTCCCGTCGACCCCCGCAAGGCTCACCGCCCGCGCGGCGGCCTGGCGTCCTTGGCGCGCCTACGCGGTTCAGTACCTCTGGACCGTGGACGATCACCCCATCAACCACCTGCCCGTATAA
- the pssA gene encoding CDP-diacylglycerol--serine O-phosphatidyltransferase: MPEAESEEDAGEDMPLSMRLSIADTLTLGNATCGFMAVYFTTTGILIPHLTGSDESGMARHSAATAVILMLLAAVFDLFDGLVARKLRSSPMGAELDNLSDLISFGLAPAYFVLVYGMVADDAHQRVSALAAIVVLLAVVLRLARFSCVTMKDGMFQGMPSPFGALTVVSIVLLELPFVPTLLAIIGVAWLMVSRVEYPKPRGVLAVAMLSWIVAAMGLLAAWAFEAPGGQLLLQTGCALQVVLGAVIPLFATARRVNTFRGNRREARAAQLP; encoded by the coding sequence GTGCCCGAGGCGGAGTCCGAGGAGGACGCCGGCGAGGACATGCCGCTCTCTATGCGGCTGTCGATAGCGGACACCCTCACTCTCGGCAATGCAACGTGCGGATTCATGGCGGTGTACTTCACCACCACCGGAATCCTCATCCCGCACCTCACGGGCAGCGACGAGAGCGGCATGGCCCGGCACTCCGCGGCCACCGCCGTGATCCTCATGCTGCTGGCCGCGGTGTTCGACCTCTTCGACGGGCTCGTGGCCCGCAAGCTGCGCTCCTCGCCGATGGGCGCCGAGCTGGACAACCTCTCGGACCTGATCAGCTTCGGGCTCGCCCCGGCGTACTTCGTCCTCGTCTACGGCATGGTCGCGGACGACGCACACCAGCGGGTGTCGGCGCTGGCGGCGATCGTGGTGCTGCTGGCGGTGGTGCTCAGACTTGCCAGATTCTCCTGCGTGACCATGAAGGACGGCATGTTCCAGGGCATGCCGAGCCCCTTCGGAGCGCTCACGGTCGTCTCGATCGTGCTCCTGGAGCTGCCCTTCGTACCGACGCTGCTCGCGATCATCGGAGTGGCGTGGCTGATGGTCAGCCGGGTCGAGTACCCGAAACCGCGAGGCGTTCTCGCGGTGGCGATGCTCAGCTGGATCGTGGCCGCGATGGGACTGCTCGCCGCGTGGGCGTTCGAAGCCCCCGGCGGTCAGCTGCTCCTGCAGACCGGCTGCGCGCTGCAGGTGGTCCTGGGAGCGGTCATCCCGCTCTTCGCGACGGCCCGGCGGGTGAACACCTTCCGCGGCAACCGGCGCGAGGCCCGGGCGGCCCAGCTGCCGTAG
- a CDS encoding SRPBCC family protein has protein sequence MPRVSANVHVSRPADEIFSFLRDPRNLAVWSSTIDHVIEGPVTAELGDEYTCKFPGRRRAHRLTCTASAPVEYLAFRGACMWTPLGRHSPELEFRLSPGRRGTMVNVSVKPHLDGGMIILAPFVTMAWRRDLPAELRILAELLTDGECPDAGTSDGQGAEPSVG, from the coding sequence ATGCCCCGTGTGTCAGCGAATGTCCATGTGTCCCGCCCCGCCGACGAGATCTTCTCGTTCCTACGGGATCCGCGGAATCTGGCCGTGTGGTCATCGACCATAGATCACGTGATCGAGGGACCGGTCACCGCGGAACTCGGCGACGAGTACACCTGCAAGTTCCCGGGCAGGCGGCGGGCGCACCGCCTCACGTGCACCGCGAGCGCACCGGTCGAGTACCTGGCGTTCCGCGGTGCGTGCATGTGGACCCCGTTGGGGCGCCACTCGCCGGAACTGGAGTTCCGGCTGAGTCCCGGCCGACGGGGAACGATGGTCAACGTATCGGTCAAGCCCCACCTGGACGGCGGCATGATCATCCTTGCCCCGTTCGTGACGATGGCGTGGCGTCGTGACCTGCCGGCTGAGCTGCGGATCCTGGCGGAGTTGCTCACCGACGGGGAGTGTCCTGACGCGGGCACGAGTGATGGTCAGGGGGCCGAGCCGTCCGTGGGGTGA
- a CDS encoding NUDIX domain-containing protein, whose protein sequence is MTTTDYATYITGLPRVLAAAATVFRDVHGRVLLVEPNYRDGWALPGGTVESDEGESPRQAARRETAEEIGLDRKPGRLLAVDWARGPARPPIAAYLYDGGVLDEAELKTIRLQEEELLSWELVEPDDLDHYLLGGLALRLKAALDALDSGGGAVELEDGRPVNG, encoded by the coding sequence GTGACCACCACTGATTACGCCACCTACATCACGGGGCTCCCCCGGGTCCTGGCCGCCGCGGCCACCGTGTTCCGGGACGTCCACGGGCGAGTGCTGCTCGTCGAGCCGAACTACCGGGACGGCTGGGCGCTGCCCGGCGGGACCGTCGAATCCGACGAGGGCGAGAGCCCTCGTCAGGCCGCGCGACGCGAGACGGCCGAGGAGATCGGGCTCGACCGGAAGCCGGGACGACTGCTCGCGGTCGACTGGGCACGCGGCCCGGCACGGCCGCCGATCGCCGCGTATCTGTACGACGGCGGAGTCCTGGACGAGGCGGAGTTGAAGACGATCCGGCTGCAGGAGGAGGAGCTCCTGTCCTGGGAACTGGTCGAACCCGACGACCTCGACCACTATCTGCTCGGCGGTCTCGCGCTGCGGCTGAAGGCGGCGCTGGACGCGCTCGATTCCGGTGGCGGCGCGGTGGAGCTGGAGGACGGCCGACCGGTGAACGGCTGA
- a CDS encoding zinc-binding alcohol dehydrogenase family protein, with amino-acid sequence MTVPEPAPAGHTGWAVQTPGPIGTGSLVRVRRGVPAPGPGELLLSVEACGVCRTDLHLAEGDLPPHRPSTVPGHEIVGRVAALGDGSGLFRVGDRVGGAWLRGTCGSCRYCRGGRENLCPRSVYTGWDADGGFADTALVPGAYAYRLPDDQDAARLAPLLCAGIIGYRALRRSALPEGGRLGIYGFGASAHLAAQVALAEGATVHVLTRSARARELALDLGAASAGGAYDRPPEPLDSAILFAPVGDLVPVALEALDRSGTLAIAGIHLSDVPVLNYQRHLFQERNLRSVTSNTREDGREFLALAGRVGIRVTVSPYPLSRADQALADLAADRVNGAAVLVPG; translated from the coding sequence GTGACTGTCCCCGAGCCGGCCCCGGCCGGGCACACAGGCTGGGCCGTTCAGACACCCGGTCCGATCGGCACCGGGTCGTTGGTGCGCGTACGGCGCGGGGTGCCGGCTCCCGGCCCCGGGGAACTGCTGCTGAGCGTGGAAGCGTGCGGCGTCTGTCGTACGGATCTCCACCTGGCCGAGGGCGATCTCCCGCCGCACCGTCCGTCCACCGTCCCCGGCCACGAGATCGTCGGCCGGGTGGCGGCCCTGGGCGACGGGTCCGGTCTCTTCCGTGTCGGCGACCGGGTCGGTGGGGCCTGGCTGCGCGGTACGTGCGGGAGCTGCCGGTACTGCCGGGGCGGCCGGGAGAACCTCTGCCCGCGGTCCGTCTACACGGGGTGGGACGCGGACGGCGGCTTCGCCGACACCGCGCTGGTTCCGGGGGCGTACGCCTACCGGCTCCCGGACGACCAGGACGCCGCCCGGCTCGCCCCGCTCCTCTGCGCGGGAATCATCGGATACCGGGCGCTCAGGCGCAGCGCGCTGCCCGAGGGCGGGCGGCTGGGCATCTACGGCTTCGGCGCGTCCGCCCACCTCGCCGCCCAGGTGGCCCTCGCCGAGGGCGCCACCGTTCACGTGCTGACCCGCTCGGCGCGGGCGCGCGAGCTCGCGCTCGACCTGGGGGCCGCGTCGGCGGGCGGCGCCTACGACCGCCCGCCGGAACCCCTGGACTCGGCGATCCTGTTCGCACCCGTCGGCGACCTGGTACCGGTGGCGTTGGAGGCACTGGACCGGTCCGGCACGCTGGCCATCGCCGGAATCCATCTGTCGGACGTTCCCGTGCTGAACTATCAGCGTCACCTGTTCCAGGAGCGCAATCTGCGCAGCGTCACCTCGAACACTCGCGAGGACGGCCGCGAATTCCTTGCCCTGGCGGGGCGCGTGGGCATCCGGGTCACGGTGAGCCCCTACCCGCTCAGCAGGGCCGACCAGGCGCTGGCCGACCTGGCGGCGGACCGGGTGAACGGGGCCGCTGTACTCGTACCCGGCTGA
- a CDS encoding glycerate kinase encodes METARVLVAADKFKGSLTAVQVAERVTAGLRRVVPGVRVETLPVADGGDGTVAAAVAAGFERHEARVTGPLGDPVTAAYALRGTTAVVEMAEASGLQHLPAGVFAPLTATTYGSGELLAAALDAGARTIVFGVGGSATTDGGAGMLAALGARFLDADGKPVGPGGGGLADLAEADLSGLDPRMADVDLILASDVDNPLTGPKGAPEVYGRQKGATEDDIAVLDAALAHYASVLGPDQARLPGAGAAGGIGYGALVALGARFRPGIEVMLDVLGFAPALARATLVITGEGSLDEQTLHGKAPAGVAAAARAAGIEVVAVCGRLALPPEALTGAGISRAYALADLEPDPAVSMAQAGPLLERASEAIARDFLL; translated from the coding sequence ATGGAGACCGCACGCGTGCTCGTCGCAGCGGACAAGTTCAAGGGCTCGCTCACGGCCGTGCAGGTCGCGGAGCGGGTGACGGCCGGGCTGCGGCGCGTCGTGCCCGGGGTGCGGGTCGAGACCCTGCCCGTGGCGGACGGCGGCGACGGCACGGTGGCGGCAGCGGTGGCCGCCGGGTTCGAGCGCCACGAGGCGCGGGTGACCGGGCCGCTCGGGGATCCGGTGACCGCGGCGTACGCGCTGCGCGGCACCACCGCCGTGGTGGAGATGGCCGAGGCCTCGGGCCTCCAGCACCTTCCCGCAGGGGTGTTCGCCCCGCTCACGGCCACGACGTACGGCTCCGGCGAACTGCTGGCCGCGGCGCTCGACGCGGGCGCCCGCACGATCGTGTTCGGCGTCGGCGGCAGCGCGACCACGGACGGCGGTGCCGGGATGCTGGCCGCGCTGGGCGCCCGTTTCCTGGACGCGGACGGCAAGCCGGTCGGCCCGGGGGGTGGTGGCCTCGCCGACCTGGCCGAGGCGGACCTGTCCGGCCTCGACCCGCGCATGGCCGACGTCGACCTGATCCTCGCCAGCGACGTGGACAACCCGCTGACGGGCCCGAAGGGCGCCCCCGAGGTCTACGGCCGGCAGAAGGGCGCGACCGAGGACGACATCGCGGTGCTCGATGCCGCGCTCGCCCACTACGCGTCCGTCCTGGGCCCGGACCAGGCCCGGCTGCCCGGAGCAGGGGCGGCGGGCGGCATCGGCTACGGGGCGCTGGTCGCCCTCGGTGCGCGGTTCCGCCCCGGCATCGAGGTCATGCTCGACGTCCTCGGCTTCGCCCCCGCCCTGGCACGGGCCACGTTGGTGATCACCGGCGAGGGCTCGCTCGACGAGCAGACCCTCCACGGCAAGGCCCCGGCGGGCGTGGCCGCGGCCGCCCGTGCCGCGGGCATCGAGGTCGTGGCGGTCTGCGGCCGCCTCGCCCTGCCGCCGGAGGCTCTGACGGGCGCGGGCATCAGCCGCGCGTACGCCCTCGCGGACCTGGAACCGGACCCCGCGGTTTCCATGGCCCAGGCGGGACCGCTGCTGGAGCGGGCGTCCGAGGCGATCGCGCGCGACTTCCTGCTGTAG
- a CDS encoding (2Fe-2S) ferredoxin domain-containing protein has protein sequence MSRRTRKAAPARGMPRPTVSVCRGCCCGTAKVPDVDHAGLLAELRHSLGETATVRAVECLDACEQADVVVVQPSAEGRGAGGRPVWLGLVNDPDAVKDIAAWVGAGGPGLADAPEILDLYTFRPSRRVQRELDH, from the coding sequence ATGAGCCGCCGCACCCGCAAGGCCGCCCCGGCCCGGGGTATGCCCCGGCCCACCGTCAGTGTCTGCCGAGGCTGCTGCTGCGGGACGGCGAAGGTCCCGGACGTCGACCATGCCGGCCTGCTCGCCGAACTGCGCCACTCGCTCGGCGAGACCGCCACGGTCCGCGCCGTGGAGTGCCTGGACGCCTGCGAGCAGGCCGACGTCGTCGTCGTACAGCCCTCCGCGGAGGGGCGCGGGGCGGGCGGCCGCCCGGTCTGGCTCGGGTTGGTCAACGACCCGGACGCCGTGAAGGACATCGCAGCCTGGGTCGGCGCGGGCGGCCCGGGCCTGGCGGACGCGCCCGAGATCCTCGACCTGTACACCTTCCGCCCCTCGCGCCGCGTACAGCGGGAACTCGACCACTAG